Below is a window of Halogeometricum rufum DNA.
GCTCTCTGGCGGTCATCTTCCCCTTCTCGTGCTGGGACTCGATGCGCTCTTCGCCGCCGCCTTTCAGCGCACGCTCGCGTTTCTCGCGGAGTTCCTCGATGCGGTCCTCCATCGTCACGATAGACCACCTGCAGTCATTGTCACGAACGTCCGTACGGGGTGCAAAAGTGTTTCCGCAATACGGCAAGACAGGGTTCGACGTTCGTCGTACGCACCGTCGGGGCCGGTGCGCCCCGTTCTCGCCGCCGCGAACGTCCGCCATCACGCTTAGGCGACGGCCGTCGGTAGCACCGGGCATGGCTCCCGACGACGCCGACACCCGCGAGTCGGACGTGACCGACCGCTCGGAACACGGCGACGGCGACCTGACGAGTCACCCCGCGCCGAAGGACGACCCGACGGACGACGAGCGTCCCGACGCCGCGGGCGAAGGCGGCGAGGGCGGCGGCGAACTCCCGCCGGTCCTCAACGTGCGCGACTCGCTGGACCGCATCGAACGCGACGCGGACGCGGACGTGTCGGACGAACTCGAACGGACGCGAGCCCTCCTCGACCAGTACGAGGCGAGAGACGGCGAGACGTCGCGCGCGTCGCTGGTGGACGATTTGGACGGACTGGTCGTCGCGATGCGCGAACGCCTCTCGGGCGACGCCGACCGGTACGCGGAGGGCATCGAGAACCGCCTGCAGATGTACCGCGACTCGCGGGGCGACGCCTCCGAGACGCTCACCGTCTCCGGCCCCGAACTGCGCGACGACCACGGCGAACGCGTCGCCTCCGTCGGCCGGTACGACGCGGAGACGGCGACGCTCGACGCGACTCTCGTGAACGAGGGCGAACCGCGAGACGGCGTCGTCCGCCTCACGCTGTACGACGAGGACCACGACCCGCGGCGGCGCGTCCTCGTCCGCGAGTCCGACCTCGGGACGGACGAACACAGGCAGGTCAGCGCGCGCGTCGCGGTCCCCGACGAGGCGGAGTACTACGACGTCACGGCGCTCGACGCGGTGGAGACCGGCGGCGCGACGGGTGACGAGGCGTAACCGTACCCTCTCGGCTACCTGATTCTGCGGGCGCTCACACCGTCACGAGCGCCGCCCCGACGACGACGAGGAGGGCACCCGCGACGATGCCGCGCGTCACCCGTTCGAGGTCCGACAGCAGGAAGTACGAGAACACGGTGGTGAACAGCGGTGCCGTGGCGATGAGCGGGTCCACGAGGGCGACGCGCCCCGCGGGCATCGACAGCGCGGTGAACATGGCGAGCAGCGCGCCGGCGGTGAGGACGCCGCTGACGGCGAAGACGAGGTAGGTGCGCGGCGGCGCGGTGAACACGTCGCGACGGCCGCGGGCCACGGCGTACGCGAGCAGTGCGACGAGCGCCGCGAACTCGTTCAGCGCGACGGCCTCCAGCGGCGTCGTCTCGCCGACACCGAGCCCGTAGCGCCGGAGGACGTTGCCGACGGCGAACGAGACGGCGGCGGCGAGGGGGACGAGCAAGTCGCGCGTCTCCCACCCGGCGAGGTCACCGCCCTTCGCCACCGAGAGGGCCGCGAGGCCGCAGACGAGGACGACGACGCCGACGGCGGTGGTGAGTCCGACGGGTTCGCCGAGGAAGCCGACGGCCAAGGCGGTGGCGAACAGGGGGCGGGCGCTGACGACGGCGCTGCTGACGCTGGCGCCGACGCGGGCGTTGCCCGCGAAGATGGCGATGCGACCGAGCGCGGTGCCGAAGACGCCCGCGGCGACGAACACGGCTAGCGTGCCGGCCGAGAGGTCGACGAACGGCACCTCCCCGCGGGCGAGGAGGGCGAGCACGTACAGCACCGTGTCCACGACGATGACGGTCAGCGCCGCCTGGAGCGGTCGGCCGCCGTTCGAGAGCGCGCGCTTCTCGATGACGGGCGTGAACCCCCACGCCACCGCGGGACCGAGAGAGAGCGCGAAGATGACGGGCGGAACGGCGGGCGCGTCCATACCCTCCGGTCCGCCGGGCGCGACGAAAGCGTGCTGATTCCAGCAGTCGAGGTGGGGGACGGGGCGGAGAGGAGCGGAGCGAACGAAGCGGCGGGGGCCGCGCTCAGACCAGCGACCGCTCGCCGCGGAGGCCGGCGAACGCGGCGACGGCGACGGCGACGGCGGCGACGACGGTGGGCCAGAAGCCGATTTCGCCGTCGACGCCGAACGTCGTCAGGAGCGTGAACACGAGGAAGACGGGGAGGACGACGCCGACGCCGAACAGCCACGGCGTCGCGACGGCCCGGCCGACGGGGCCCGCGCCCTTCCGGAACTCGGTGAGGGCGTCGCGGCCCATCACCCAGCCGACGAAGACGAGACAGACGGTCAGACCGACGGTGAGCAGGATGTCAACGAGGGTGCCGGCGACGAAGCCGAACACGCTCGGTTCGAGCGCGCAGACGGAGCCGGTGACGGCGACGAGTCCGCCGACGACGGCGGCGGCGCGGCGGCGCGGCAGTCCGTGTTCGTCGACGAGGAACGAGACGGAGATTTCGAGGATGCTGATGGCCGAGGAGAGCGCCGCGAGGGCGACGACGGCGAAGAAGGCGGTGGCGACGAACGTGCCGGCCGGTAGTTGGGAGAACGCGCCCGCGAGGCCGACGAACAGCGCACCCGCGCCGGTGCCCGTCTCGCCGGGTTCGATGCCGAGCGTGAACAGCAGGGGGAAGACGACGAGTCCGGCGAGGACGCCGACGACGGTGTTCAGCACGGCGACGCTCGCGCCGTCGAACGGCAGCGAGCGGTCCTCGTCGAGGTAGGAGGCGTACGTTATCATCGTCCCGACGCCGAGCGAGAGGGTGAACAGGGCCTGTCCGGCGGCCGGGCCGAGGAGGCCGAAGAAGTTCTCTCGCAGGACGCTGGTGTCGAAGCGGAGGTAGAACGCGTACGCCTCCGACGCGCCCGCCTGCGTGGACGCCCAGACGCCGAGGCCGACGAGCAGGGCGAAGATGGCGGGCATCATCCACTTCGTGGCGAGTTCGATGCCGCCGCGGATGCCCGCGACGATGATGAGGGCGGTGAGTGCGAGGAAGACGAGGTGGAAGGCGACGGCGTCGAGGCCGGCGGAGGCCGCGCCGAACGACGCGCCGGGGTTCGCGAAGTACGGGACGGTGCCGGTGACGAGTCCGAGGACGCTCTCGCCGAAGTAGCGGAGAATCCACCCGCCGACGACGCTGTAGAAGGAGATGAGGACGAGCGAACTGAAGACGAGGAAGCCGCCCGCGAGCCCCCAGCGGTCGGACCCCGACAGGGACCGGAGCGCGCCCACCGGGTTTCGTTTCGCCCGGCGGCCGACGACGAACATCCCCAGCAGGCCGGGGACGCCGACGAGGAGGACGATGCCCAGATAGACGGCCAAGAACGCGCTACCGCCGTTCTCGGCGGTTATCCACGGGAACCGCCAGATGTTACCGAGCCCCACCGCGCTCCCGACGGCGGCGAGGATGAATCCCATTCGAGTCGCCCACGTCTCTCGTGTCATTGACTCGCAGTCCCAGTCTCGCGCTAAAAGCACTTTCGGACCGAGGATACATCAAACGGCAAATATGACGGCGATAGCTGCATCTAACCGTCAATATTCGCCGACGAACGAGAGCGAAATATCACGTTCGTCGAAGAATCGTAGGCAGCGGATTCCACGGTTCGGACCGGCCGACGGCCGACAGTCGCCGCCGCGAGGCGAGGACCGACTACCGCCCCGCCCGTCCGTCCCGCGCTTCAGAGCGGCGGGACGATGGCGGGGTCGGCCCCGCCGAACAGCGTCAGCAGGCCGAGGGCGAGGGTGAGGACGACGCCGAGGAAGACGACGGTGCGGACCAACCAGAGCCACAGCGACCCGACGCCGTCACCGAAGCCGGTGCCGCGGAGCAGTTCCTCGACGCCCGGCCGGCCGAACACCCAGCCGACGAAGACGAGGATGCCCAGCACCGACGCGGGGAGCAGGAGTTGGTACGCGAGCGTGTCGAACCACGTCAGCCACGCGGTATCCCACGCCGAGGGGAGGCCGAGGGTGAAGATGGCCGAACCGAGGCCGACGGCCACCTGCGGCCGGGAGACGGGGTAGTTGTCGATGGCGTAGGAGACGACGACTTCCAGCAGGCTGATGGCCGACGACAGCGCCGCCACGAGGACGACGAGGAAGAAGACGACGCCGACGACGCGGCCGAACGGGATGTCGGCGAACGCGCTGGCGACGCTGATGAACAGCGCGCCCGCGCCGCCGCTTCCGGGTTCGACGCCCTGCGCGAACAGCAGGGGGATGACGACCAGTCCGGCGAGGATGCCGATGGCCGTGTTGAACACGACGATGGTGGCGCTGTCGCCGAACAGGCTCTCGTCGCCGTCGATGTAGGAGGCGTACGTTATCATCGCGCCCATCCCGAGCGACAGCGAGAAGAACGCCTGACTGACCGCGAAGGGGATGATGGCGGCGAGGGGGCCGCCGAACGTCAGCCACGGGAACGACGGCGTGGTGTCGACGGTGAGTCGGAGTTGGCTCAGGTCGGGCGAGAGGAAGTACGCGTAGCCCGGCGTCGCCCCGGGGAGCGTGAACGCCCAGACGGCGAGGGCGACGAGGATTGCGAGGATGCTCGGCACCATCAGCTTCGTCGCCTTCTCGATGCCGTCCTGGATGCCGAACGCGACGATGCCGACGACGAGAGCCATGAAGACGGCGTGGAGCGCTATCGCCTCGGGGCCGGCCGAGATGGCGCCGAAGTAGCCCTGCGCGTCACCGAAGTACGCGCCGGTGAGGCTCCCGCCGACGTAGCGCAGCACCCAGCCGCCGACGACGCTGTAGTACGACAGAATCCAGAACCCGGTCAGGAGTCCGAGGACGCCGACGAACCGCCAGTTCCGGTAGCCGATGCGTTCGAACGCGCCGATTGTGTTGAGGTTGCTCTTGCGGCCGACGACGAACTCCGCGAGCATCGCCGGGAGACCGATTCCGAACACCGCCACGAGGTAGACGACGAGGAACGTCGCTCCGCCGAACTCGGCCGTCTTGAACGGGAACTGCCAGATGTTCCCGAGTCCGACGGCGCTCCCGACGGCGGCGAGGATGAACCCCGCCCGCGTCGCCCACGTCTCTCGTTCGCTCATGTCTGTCTCCCTCTACCAGACGAGAACGTGATAAACAGCACGATAATCGGGCGAAACTCCGAGAGAAATTAGATATCTTATCGTGATATACATATAGCCGTGAAACGTTCGTAGTTTTCTATCGGTGCGCCGAAATGTGCGTGAGTGTCTCTCTCTGCCCCTCGGAACGAATCACCGGCCCGGATGGGGTTCGGGGGCGGGCGTCGGACGGTTCCGCCGGTAGCGTCCGTATCGACGCCAGAAGTCGGTCGGGTGCGCCGGCAGAGACGGGCGGGGTTCCGTCGGTGCCGGCCGGTCAGGCCTCGCCGTAGACGGGGACGGCCGCGCCGGAGGTGACGCCCGTCGCGTCCGAGCAGAGGACCACCACGGTCCGCGCTATCTCCGCGGGGTCGACCCACGCGTCGTGGTCGGCGTCGGGCATCATCTCGCGGTTCATCGGCGTGTCGATGACGCTGGGCATCACCGCGTTCGCGCGGACGGTGCCGAGGTTCTCCTCGGCGATGGTCTCGGTGAGGAGGCGGACGCCCGCCTTCGACGCCCGGTAGGGCCCGTCGCCCTCGCCGCCTTCCAGCGAGGACCGCGCGGAGACGCTGACGATTGCGCCCTCGGCCTCCCGCAGGTGCGGGAGGGCGTGTTTCGAGGCCAGAAACATCGTCTTCAGGTTCACGTCGAACAGGAAGTCGAACGTGTCGGCGTCCGTCTCGTGTATCGGGTCGCCGCCGCGCCACGTCCCCGCGACGTTCGCGAGGAAGTCGACGCCGCCGTGGTCCTCGACGACGGACTCCACGACGCGCGAGACGTCCTCCTCGTCGGTGAAGTCGCCGTGGTAGAACTCGACGCCGTCGCCCGCGTCGAGCAGTGAGTCCTCGTCGTCCGGTTCCACCACGTCCGCCGCGGCCACCGTCGCCCCGGCGTCGCGGAACGCCGTCACGACGGCGCTTCCGAGGGCACCGCAGGCTCCGGTCACGAGG
It encodes the following:
- a CDS encoding EamA family transporter — encoded protein: MDAPAVPPVIFALSLGPAVAWGFTPVIEKRALSNGGRPLQAALTVIVVDTVLYVLALLARGEVPFVDLSAGTLAVFVAAGVFGTALGRIAIFAGNARVGASVSSAVVSARPLFATALAVGFLGEPVGLTTAVGVVVLVCGLAALSVAKGGDLAGWETRDLLVPLAAAVSFAVGNVLRRYGLGVGETTPLEAVALNEFAALVALLAYAVARGRRDVFTAPPRTYLVFAVSGVLTAGALLAMFTALSMPAGRVALVDPLIATAPLFTTVFSYFLLSDLERVTRGIVAGALLVVVGAALVTV
- a CDS encoding sodium-dependent transporter, with translation MTRETWATRMGFILAAVGSAVGLGNIWRFPWITAENGGSAFLAVYLGIVLLVGVPGLLGMFVVGRRAKRNPVGALRSLSGSDRWGLAGGFLVFSSLVLISFYSVVGGWILRYFGESVLGLVTGTVPYFANPGASFGAASAGLDAVAFHLVFLALTALIIVAGIRGGIELATKWMMPAIFALLVGLGVWASTQAGASEAYAFYLRFDTSVLRENFFGLLGPAAGQALFTLSLGVGTMITYASYLDEDRSLPFDGASVAVLNTVVGVLAGLVVFPLLFTLGIEPGETGTGAGALFVGLAGAFSQLPAGTFVATAFFAVVALAALSSAISILEISVSFLVDEHGLPRRRAAAVVGGLVAVTGSVCALEPSVFGFVAGTLVDILLTVGLTVCLVFVGWVMGRDALTEFRKGAGPVGRAVATPWLFGVGVVLPVFLVFTLLTTFGVDGEIGFWPTVVAAVAVAVAAFAGLRGERSLV
- a CDS encoding sodium-dependent transporter, with translation MSERETWATRAGFILAAVGSAVGLGNIWQFPFKTAEFGGATFLVVYLVAVFGIGLPAMLAEFVVGRKSNLNTIGAFERIGYRNWRFVGVLGLLTGFWILSYYSVVGGWVLRYVGGSLTGAYFGDAQGYFGAISAGPEAIALHAVFMALVVGIVAFGIQDGIEKATKLMVPSILAILVALAVWAFTLPGATPGYAYFLSPDLSQLRLTVDTTPSFPWLTFGGPLAAIIPFAVSQAFFSLSLGMGAMITYASYIDGDESLFGDSATIVVFNTAIGILAGLVVIPLLFAQGVEPGSGGAGALFISVASAFADIPFGRVVGVVFFLVVLVAALSSAISLLEVVVSYAIDNYPVSRPQVAVGLGSAIFTLGLPSAWDTAWLTWFDTLAYQLLLPASVLGILVFVGWVFGRPGVEELLRGTGFGDGVGSLWLWLVRTVVFLGVVLTLALGLLTLFGGADPAIVPPL
- a CDS encoding SDR family oxidoreductase; this translates as MDVEFDFDGRVALVTGACGALGSAVVTAFRDAGATVAAADVVEPDDEDSLLDAGDGVEFYHGDFTDEEDVSRVVESVVEDHGGVDFLANVAGTWRGGDPIHETDADTFDFLFDVNLKTMFLASKHALPHLREAEGAIVSVSARSSLEGGEGDGPYRASKAGVRLLTETIAEENLGTVRANAVMPSVIDTPMNREMMPDADHDAWVDPAEIARTVVVLCSDATGVTSGAAVPVYGEA